The Vibrio chagasii genome includes a region encoding these proteins:
- the zapA gene encoding cell division protein ZapA, which translates to MSNQAVDVEILGKLTRVNCPAGQEESLIAAAADLDNRLKEMAERTKVTNEVKLLTIAALNICYELQTKKFEANDEQNALTERMEQLTTSLSDVLSKVKHGQQ; encoded by the coding sequence ATGAGTAATCAAGCGGTAGACGTTGAAATATTAGGAAAACTGACTCGAGTAAATTGTCCAGCAGGGCAAGAGGAGTCATTGATTGCAGCGGCGGCCGATCTTGATAATCGATTGAAAGAGATGGCTGAACGTACTAAGGTAACCAATGAAGTGAAGCTGCTGACTATCGCAGCTCTGAACATTTGCTATGAATTACAAACCAAGAAGTTTGAAGCAAATGACGAACAAAACGCACTGACCGAGCGAATGGAGCAGCTCACAACATCGCTTTCAGATGTTCTCAGTAAGGTTAAGCACGGACAGCAATAG
- a CDS encoding 5-formyltetrahydrofolate cyclo-ligase — protein MKTLTRSEFRKQIRIKRNSLSNEQQTQSGIDLVKQCAQLDDIQSAQHIALYISIDGELDTQPLIEWLWAQGKQTYLPVLHPFSDGHLLFLHYSPTTPTVLNKYGIVEPQLNQTLVKPCHQLDLILTPLVGFDSHGHRLGMGGGYYDRTLAKWFETGQGATPIGLAHDCQQVDTLPIEEWDVPLPKIVTPSKTWQWENNR, from the coding sequence ATGAAGACGCTCACACGCAGCGAATTTCGCAAACAGATCCGCATCAAACGCAACTCCCTATCTAACGAACAACAAACTCAATCCGGCATAGACCTAGTTAAGCAGTGCGCTCAACTTGATGACATTCAGTCTGCCCAACATATCGCACTTTATATCTCTATCGACGGTGAACTTGATACCCAACCTTTAATCGAGTGGTTATGGGCGCAAGGTAAGCAGACCTATTTACCTGTATTGCACCCCTTCTCTGACGGGCATCTGTTGTTTTTGCACTATTCTCCGACAACCCCAACGGTATTAAATAAATACGGCATCGTTGAACCCCAGCTTAATCAAACGTTGGTGAAACCTTGTCATCAACTCGACCTCATTCTTACCCCGCTGGTTGGTTTTGACTCTCATGGTCATCGGTTAGGCATGGGTGGTGGCTATTACGATCGTACTCTGGCGAAATGGTTCGAGACAGGACAAGGGGCAACACCAATTGGTTTGGCTCACGATTGCCAACAGGTCGATACCCTACCAATTGAAGAGTGGGATGTTCCGTTACCTAAAATCGTGACTCCAAGTAAAACTTGGCAATGGGAAAACAACCGTTAA
- a CDS encoding FAD-dependent 2-octaprenylphenol hydroxylase — MMQSVDIAIVGGGMVGLALAAALKDSDLRVAVIEGKAPSEGLNELPDVRVSALSRSSEVILRNLGAWQGIEQRRAAPYQAMEVWEQDSFARIEFDSTRLAQPNLGHIVENRVIQLALLEQVKKQENVSLYMPATCKTMAIGESEAWLTLDNGQALTAKLVVGADGANSWVRKQQDIPLTHWDYGHSAIVANVKTAETHHSVARQIFTPQGPLAFLPMQPSNMSSIVWSTEPNRAEKLVSMSDAEFNKQLTAEFDSKLGLCEVVGERFAFPLRMRYARDFAVERVALVGDAAHTIHPLAGQGVNLGLLDAASLAQELLKLWAAGEDIGTKRNLRGYERWRKAEAAKMIASMQGFKDLFEGDNPAKKLIRGIGMKLAGQLPGAKDEIMKRALGLAGNLPDLAKPPVIHR, encoded by the coding sequence ATGATGCAAAGTGTTGATATCGCAATTGTTGGTGGAGGTATGGTTGGCTTAGCCCTTGCAGCGGCTTTGAAAGACAGTGATCTGAGAGTGGCTGTAATTGAAGGCAAGGCACCAAGCGAAGGGCTTAATGAACTGCCTGACGTACGTGTTTCTGCATTGAGCCGTTCTAGTGAAGTGATTTTGCGTAATCTAGGTGCGTGGCAGGGAATTGAGCAAAGACGTGCAGCCCCTTATCAAGCGATGGAAGTGTGGGAACAAGATAGCTTCGCTCGTATTGAATTTGACTCAACGCGTTTAGCGCAGCCTAATTTAGGTCATATTGTTGAGAATCGTGTGATTCAATTGGCGTTGCTTGAACAGGTTAAAAAGCAAGAAAACGTCAGTCTCTACATGCCAGCGACGTGCAAAACAATGGCAATTGGTGAAAGCGAAGCGTGGCTGACTTTAGACAATGGTCAAGCACTGACGGCTAAGCTTGTCGTTGGTGCAGATGGTGCTAATTCTTGGGTTCGCAAGCAGCAAGATATCCCTCTAACACATTGGGACTACGGACACAGTGCAATTGTTGCGAACGTTAAAACTGCAGAAACGCACCATAGTGTGGCTCGTCAAATATTTACACCACAAGGCCCATTGGCATTTTTACCAATGCAGCCGAGTAACATGAGCTCTATCGTTTGGTCGACTGAGCCGAATCGTGCCGAGAAGCTCGTATCTATGTCGGATGCGGAGTTTAATAAACAGCTAACAGCTGAATTCGACTCTAAACTAGGCTTGTGTGAAGTGGTTGGAGAACGTTTTGCGTTCCCGCTGCGCATGCGATATGCGAGAGACTTCGCAGTAGAGCGTGTGGCTTTGGTGGGGGATGCCGCGCATACCATTCACCCGCTTGCAGGGCAGGGCGTTAACCTTGGCTTGTTAGATGCTGCCAGCCTAGCACAAGAGCTGTTAAAGCTCTGGGCTGCGGGCGAGGACATTGGTACCAAGCGTAACTTACGTGGTTATGAGCGTTGGAGAAAAGCAGAAGCCGCGAAGATGATTGCATCGATGCAGGGCTTTAAAGACCTATTTGAAGGCGATAATCCGGCGAAGAAGCTGATTCGTGGTATCGGTATGAAGCTCGCAGGTCAATTACCTGGTGCGAAAGATGAAATCATGAAGCGAGCTTTAGGACTTGCGGGTAACCTTCCTGACTTAGCGAAGCCCCCTGTGATTCATCGATAA
- the rpiA gene encoding ribose-5-phosphate isomerase RpiA yields MTQDEMKKAAGWAALKYVEEGSIVGVGTGSTVNHFIDALGTMKDKIKGAVSSSVASTQRLEELEIKVYECNDVAKLDIYVDGADEINPSRDMIKGGGAALTREKIVAAISDKFVCIVDGTKAVDVLGKFPLPVEVIPMARSYVARELVKLGGDPVYREGCTTDNGNVILDVYGMAIENPKQLEDIINGIAGVVTVGLFAHRGADVVITGTPEGAKIEE; encoded by the coding sequence ATGACTCAAGATGAAATGAAAAAAGCAGCTGGTTGGGCAGCACTTAAATATGTTGAAGAAGGCAGCATTGTAGGTGTTGGTACTGGCTCTACAGTAAATCACTTCATCGACGCACTAGGCACAATGAAAGACAAAATCAAAGGTGCAGTTTCAAGCTCTGTTGCTTCAACGCAACGCCTAGAAGAGCTAGAGATCAAAGTGTATGAGTGTAATGATGTTGCTAAGTTAGACATCTATGTTGATGGCGCCGACGAGATCAACCCATCTCGCGACATGATCAAGGGCGGCGGTGCAGCTCTAACTCGTGAAAAAATCGTAGCGGCTATCTCTGATAAATTTGTATGTATAGTTGATGGCACGAAAGCTGTTGATGTACTGGGTAAATTCCCTCTACCGGTAGAAGTTATCCCAATGGCGCGTTCATACGTTGCGCGTGAGCTAGTTAAGCTTGGTGGTGACCCGGTTTACCGTGAAGGTTGTACAACGGATAACGGCAACGTGATCCTAGATGTTTACGGCATGGCGATTGAAAACCCGAAACAACTAGAAGATATCATCAATGGTATCGCTGGTGTGGTAACGGTTGGCCTATTCGCACACCGTGGCGCAGACGTGGTTATTACAGGTACACCTGAAGGTGCAAAAATCGAAGAATAA
- the ubiH gene encoding 2-octaprenyl-6-methoxyphenyl hydroxylase has protein sequence MAQYDVVIAGGAMAGATLALALNHLSQGSLSIAVVEPYQVDHQAHPGFDSRSIALSYGTVQILDSLQLWQSIAPVATPIKDIHVSDRGHAGMTDIYSEDLAVDALGYVVELADVGRIYQQKLESEEAITMLCPDSVAKIERSDLLTTIDLNSGQTITTKLLVAADGAISTCCQQLNISLSEHDFEQVAVIANIVASEPHQGRAFERFTHHGPVALLPMTDNRLSLVWCLPPEQADKVMALNDSQFLEQLQNDFGWRLGRLDKVGKRASYPLILRHRQQNISHRFAIVGNAAQTLHPIAGQGFNLGIRDVASLAEELCTQLDDVGRYTGLVNFRKRREQDRGATITLTSSLVHLFSNDFLTARIGRNLGLAVMDNLPPLKGPLLRHTLGLVER, from the coding sequence ATGGCTCAGTATGATGTTGTAATTGCTGGTGGTGCGATGGCAGGGGCGACTTTGGCGCTTGCCTTGAATCACCTAAGCCAAGGCTCGCTATCGATTGCGGTAGTGGAACCTTATCAGGTTGATCATCAAGCTCATCCTGGGTTTGATTCTCGTTCTATTGCTTTGTCTTATGGCACAGTGCAGATCCTTGATTCATTGCAGTTGTGGCAATCGATCGCTCCAGTTGCAACCCCGATTAAAGATATTCATGTCTCGGATCGTGGGCATGCAGGAATGACTGATATCTACAGCGAAGATCTTGCGGTTGATGCGCTTGGTTATGTGGTCGAGTTGGCGGATGTCGGTCGAATCTATCAGCAAAAGCTGGAGTCAGAAGAGGCAATTACGATGCTGTGCCCTGACTCAGTAGCGAAAATTGAGCGTAGTGATTTACTGACGACCATTGACCTTAATAGCGGGCAAACCATTACAACTAAGTTGTTGGTTGCAGCTGACGGAGCGATCTCTACCTGCTGCCAACAACTGAATATTTCGTTGAGCGAGCATGACTTTGAGCAAGTGGCTGTCATTGCCAACATTGTGGCGAGCGAGCCGCATCAAGGTCGTGCCTTTGAGCGTTTTACCCATCATGGGCCAGTTGCTTTATTACCAATGACGGACAACCGTCTATCGCTAGTATGGTGCTTACCGCCAGAACAAGCTGATAAAGTCATGGCTTTAAACGACAGCCAGTTCCTTGAACAGCTGCAGAATGATTTTGGTTGGCGATTAGGCCGTTTAGATAAGGTGGGTAAGCGTGCGAGCTATCCTCTGATTCTTCGTCATCGTCAGCAAAATATCTCTCATCGATTTGCGATTGTCGGCAATGCCGCTCAAACTCTTCATCCGATCGCGGGTCAGGGCTTTAACCTTGGTATTCGTGATGTGGCTTCTTTAGCCGAAGAGTTGTGTACTCAGTTGGATGATGTTGGTCGATACACTGGTCTTGTTAACTTTAGAAAACGTAGAGAACAGGACAGAGGGGCGACGATTACACTGACATCGAGCCTAGTACACCTGTTCTCAAATGATTTTTTAACCGCTCGTATCGGGCGAAACCTTGGGTTAGCTGTTATGGATAACCTTCCACCACTTAAAGGTCCACTTTTGCGTCATACGCTTGGCCTAGTAGAAAGATAA
- a CDS encoding YecA/YgfB family protein — MSETTLPDYLTVATELQSASLAVTPAEMHGLLTGMLSGGLSLVDKSWQPLIFDYTNEGMGWPDRALTLAEATLKVTTSEITGSGMELSMLLPDEDASASLFDLADGVSDWINHFISGLGLVGAQLNKASEGTKEALADLEEMAKLGIDEDDDLEEQAQLLEHVIEHVKACALTIHAEFGARPSEDVVPTIH, encoded by the coding sequence ATGAGCGAAACTACTTTACCTGACTACCTAACGGTTGCGACTGAACTTCAATCGGCAAGTCTAGCCGTAACCCCTGCTGAGATGCATGGCTTATTAACGGGTATGTTAAGCGGAGGCTTAAGCCTAGTAGATAAGAGCTGGCAACCACTGATCTTTGATTACACCAACGAAGGTATGGGTTGGCCGGATCGCGCATTAACGTTAGCGGAAGCGACATTGAAAGTAACCACTAGTGAGATTACGGGTTCAGGCATGGAATTGTCTATGCTACTGCCTGATGAAGACGCAAGTGCGAGCCTATTTGATTTAGCTGACGGTGTGTCTGATTGGATCAACCACTTTATCTCTGGTTTAGGGCTCGTTGGCGCTCAGTTAAATAAGGCGTCGGAAGGCACTAAAGAAGCGCTGGCTGATCTTGAAGAGATGGCAAAGCTAGGCATTGATGAAGATGATGATCTGGAAGAGCAGGCGCAACTTCTAGAGCACGTTATTGAGCACGTAAAAGCGTGTGCATTAACTATTCATGCTGAGTTTGGTGCTCGCCCATCTGAAGATGTAGTTCCAACCATTCACTAA